One segment of Pseudoalteromonas rubra DNA contains the following:
- the glpG gene encoding rhomboid family intramembrane serine protease GlpG — protein MKLLGSHNNPRAVQGVADYLKTHHIECRVTSEDGQQASVWVAEQHWSQASEIWQEFVADPYQDKYLAASWQLAPKESPLVYQGTKLNLWQRFTQLSWMLKAVFILSLGIFMSFFVYGVEPVFDTLQFDPHTPWRWITPAFLHFGLLHLVFNLSWWIYLGNMIERRLGNWVLWTVFVAGALLSNWMQYLLADANFGGLSGVVYALLGFCWIHSVKHPQSPPLIGTPVVGFMLIWMVLGFTDVLFVNMANWAHLFGLLAGMGVAMLLRVRDSGQV, from the coding sequence ATGAAACTGTTAGGCTCCCACAATAACCCACGCGCGGTTCAGGGAGTTGCGGACTATCTGAAAACGCATCATATCGAGTGCCGGGTGACCAGTGAAGATGGGCAGCAGGCTTCTGTGTGGGTTGCTGAGCAACACTGGTCTCAGGCCAGTGAGATCTGGCAGGAATTTGTCGCAGATCCCTATCAGGATAAATACCTGGCAGCGTCCTGGCAACTTGCACCGAAAGAATCTCCGCTTGTATATCAGGGCACCAAACTGAACTTGTGGCAGCGTTTTACCCAGCTAAGCTGGATGCTCAAAGCCGTTTTTATCCTCTCTTTGGGGATATTCATGAGCTTCTTTGTGTATGGCGTTGAGCCGGTGTTTGACACTTTGCAGTTTGACCCTCATACCCCCTGGCGCTGGATCACTCCCGCTTTTTTGCATTTTGGCCTGCTACATTTGGTTTTTAATCTGTCCTGGTGGATTTATCTGGGTAATATGATTGAGCGTCGCTTGGGTAATTGGGTGCTCTGGACTGTCTTTGTGGCTGGTGCATTGCTGAGCAACTGGATGCAGTATTTGTTAGCCGATGCGAATTTTGGCGGTCTCAGTGGTGTGGTTTATGCCTTGCTGGGCTTTTGCTGGATCCATTCTGTTAAACATCCACAGTCTCCTCCTTTGATAGGAACCCCTGTCGTTGGCTTTATGTTAATTTGGATGGTGTTGGGCTTTACGGACGTATTATTTGTCAATATGGCGAACTGGGCACACTTGTTTGGCTTATTGGCTGGTATGGGGGTCGCAATGCTGTTGCGTGTTCGCGATTCTGGCCAGG